A single Comamonas sp. NLF-1-9 DNA region contains:
- the gspD gene encoding type II secretion system secretin GspD gives MHIRPLLLLRQTIFLIAVCAVWTGASGQNHAKPARAASSVQASEPVTLNFANADIDAVARTMATITGRNVVVDPRVKGQITLSTENPVPPMQAFNQFLAALRLQGYTVVESGGLYKVVPEADAKLQTGVVSVSEGGGKGVAAGGQIVTQIFKLNFENANNLVPVLRPLISPNNTINANPGNNSLVITDYADNLQRIARIIAAMDVAHATDLEVIPLRHAIASELAPLVARLIEGGTPAFGTPGAPAAVQAQADGAFKTTLLAEPRSNALIVRAANPARLAQVRALVAQLDQPAISTSGAASGNIHVVYLKNADAVRLATTLRAALAAEAPAHEGAGAAAPASAASAGAARLRGAGGLGAGGIGAATGLGAAAAGGLGSSAASGVGAPPEAISTGGIIQADPATNSLIITAPEPLFRQIRAVIDKLDGRRAQVLIESLIVEVSANKVAEFGIQWQGVFGRYGGTLGLLGSNSGVAGTNILDMALAAASGDPAALAKARPSAGFNAAIAPRINGKYYLGALANFLENSGSANVLSTPNLLTLDNEEAQIIVGENVPFPTGQYTNTGGNNGSVNPFTTVDRKDVGLMLRVRPQINENGTVKLTLYQEVSNVDKSTLASTYGPSTNKRSIESTVLVDDGNIIVLGGLLEDAYSLGEDKVPVLGDVPVVGNLFRSESRTRQKSNLMIFLRPVVVRDNATSDTLVMDRYEAIRALQQASQPEQRAVLRGVSDAPLLPPLPGAGAPAGVPLPLPPGGMPAAAPPPLQPAPAAQQMPLSGDLPPSP, from the coding sequence ATGCACATCCGGCCCTTGCTCTTGCTGCGGCAAACTATATTTTTGATAGCTGTTTGCGCTGTATGGACGGGCGCTAGCGGCCAAAATCATGCAAAACCCGCGCGGGCTGCGAGCAGCGTGCAGGCGAGCGAGCCGGTGACGCTGAACTTCGCCAACGCCGACATTGACGCGGTGGCGCGCACCATGGCCACCATCACCGGGCGCAACGTGGTGGTGGACCCGCGGGTGAAGGGCCAGATCACGCTGTCGACGGAAAACCCGGTGCCGCCGATGCAGGCCTTCAACCAGTTCCTGGCGGCGCTGCGCCTGCAGGGCTATACGGTGGTCGAGTCCGGCGGCCTGTACAAGGTGGTGCCCGAGGCCGACGCCAAGCTGCAAACCGGCGTGGTCAGCGTGTCCGAAGGCGGCGGCAAGGGCGTGGCCGCGGGCGGGCAGATCGTCACGCAGATCTTCAAGCTCAACTTCGAGAACGCCAACAACCTGGTGCCGGTGCTGCGCCCCTTGATCAGCCCGAACAACACCATCAACGCCAACCCGGGCAACAACTCGCTGGTGATCACCGACTATGCGGACAACCTGCAGCGCATTGCACGCATCATCGCCGCGATGGACGTGGCGCATGCGACCGACCTGGAGGTGATACCGCTGCGCCATGCGATCGCCTCCGAGCTCGCGCCGCTGGTGGCGCGCCTGATCGAAGGCGGCACACCCGCCTTCGGCACGCCCGGCGCGCCCGCCGCGGTGCAGGCCCAGGCGGACGGCGCATTCAAGACCACGCTGCTGGCCGAGCCGCGCAGCAACGCCTTGATCGTGCGCGCGGCCAACCCGGCGCGCCTGGCGCAGGTGCGCGCGCTGGTAGCGCAACTGGACCAGCCGGCCATCAGTACCAGCGGCGCCGCCAGCGGCAACATCCACGTGGTCTATCTGAAGAACGCCGACGCGGTGCGCCTGGCCACCACGCTGCGCGCCGCGCTGGCGGCCGAGGCGCCGGCGCATGAAGGCGCGGGCGCGGCCGCCCCGGCCAGCGCCGCGAGCGCCGGCGCCGCCCGTCTGCGCGGCGCCGGGGGCCTGGGTGCGGGCGGCATCGGCGCGGCGACCGGCCTGGGCGCGGCAGCCGCCGGAGGCCTTGGCAGCAGCGCAGCCAGCGGCGTGGGCGCCCCGCCCGAAGCCATTTCCACCGGCGGCATCATCCAGGCCGACCCGGCGACCAATTCGCTCATCATCACCGCGCCCGAGCCGCTGTTCCGGCAGATTCGCGCCGTCATCGACAAGCTCGACGGGCGGCGCGCCCAGGTGCTGATCGAGAGCCTGATCGTCGAGGTCAGCGCCAACAAGGTGGCCGAGTTCGGCATCCAGTGGCAGGGCGTGTTCGGGCGCTATGGCGGCACGCTCGGCCTGCTGGGCAGCAACTCGGGCGTGGCCGGCACCAACATCCTGGACATGGCGCTGGCCGCCGCCAGCGGCGACCCGGCGGCCCTTGCCAAGGCACGGCCGAGCGCTGGCTTCAACGCCGCCATCGCGCCGCGCATCAACGGCAAGTACTACCTCGGGGCGCTGGCCAACTTCCTGGAAAACAGCGGCAGCGCCAACGTGCTGTCCACGCCGAACCTGCTGACGCTGGACAACGAGGAGGCGCAGATCATCGTCGGCGAGAACGTGCCCTTTCCCACCGGCCAGTACACCAACACCGGCGGCAACAACGGCTCGGTCAACCCCTTCACCACGGTGGACCGCAAGGACGTGGGCCTGATGCTGCGCGTGCGCCCGCAGATCAACGAGAACGGCACCGTCAAGCTCACGCTCTACCAGGAGGTGTCCAACGTGGACAAGTCCACGCTTGCCAGCACCTACGGGCCTTCGACCAACAAGCGCTCGATCGAATCGACGGTGCTGGTCGACGACGGCAACATCATCGTGCTCGGCGGTCTGCTCGAAGACGCGTATTCGCTGGGCGAGGACAAGGTGCCGGTGCTCGGCGACGTGCCGGTGGTGGGCAACCTGTTTCGCAGCGAATCGCGCACGCGCCAGAAGTCCAACCTGATGATCTTCCTGCGCCCCGTGGTGGTGCGCGACAACGCCACCAGCGACACCCTGGTGATGGACCGCTACGAAGCCATACGCGCGCTGCAGCAGGCCAGCCAGCCCGAGCAGCGCGCAGTGCTGCGCGGCGTGAGCGATGCGCCGCTGCTGCCCCCGCTGCCCGGCGCCGGCGCGCCCGCGGGCGTGCCGCTGCCGCTGCCCCCGGGCGGCATGCCGGCCGCCGCGCCGCCGCCGCTGCAGCCGGCGCCCGCCGCGCAGCAGATGCCGCTTTCGGGCGACCTGCCACCGAGCCCCTGA
- a CDS encoding GspE/PulE family protein — translation MRHPLPYAFARASQLLLEDDGQQLLLWHGPEPSAAALSEVMRKHAVAQLLPLPAPELAQRISAAYAQSESSAATVVSEVQEEADLSRMMQELPAVEDLLESAGDAPIIRMLNALLTQAARDGASDIHIEPYERHSSVRFRVDGQLREVVQPNRALHAALISRLKIMADLDIAEKRLPQDGRISLRLGTRAIDVRVSTLPNAHGERAVLRLLDKSESKLSLQAVGMQGEVLARFEHLIAQPHGILLVTGPTGSGKTTTLYAALSRLDAARSNIMTVEDPIEYELPGVGQTQVNARIELTFAKALRAILRQDPDVIMIGEIRDFETAQIAIQASLTGHLVLATLHTNDAASAVTRLIDMGVEPFLLSSSLLGALAQRLVRKLCTQCRGAGCEACGQTGYQGRTGVFELLTVDDAIRSLIHRQAGEAEIRAQAQAAGMQLMREDAERLIASGITSREEVLRVTRD, via the coding sequence ATGCGCCACCCCCTGCCCTACGCCTTTGCGCGCGCCAGCCAGCTGCTGCTGGAAGACGACGGCCAGCAACTGCTGCTCTGGCACGGCCCCGAGCCCAGCGCCGCCGCGCTGTCGGAGGTCATGCGCAAGCACGCCGTCGCCCAGCTGCTGCCCCTGCCTGCGCCCGAGCTCGCGCAGCGCATCAGCGCGGCCTATGCGCAAAGCGAGTCGAGCGCCGCCACCGTGGTGAGCGAGGTGCAGGAGGAGGCGGATCTCTCGCGCATGATGCAGGAGCTGCCCGCAGTGGAAGACCTGCTGGAGAGCGCGGGCGACGCGCCCATCATCCGCATGCTCAACGCCCTGCTCACGCAGGCGGCGCGCGACGGCGCGAGCGACATCCACATCGAACCCTACGAGCGCCACTCCAGCGTGCGCTTTCGCGTCGACGGCCAGCTGCGCGAAGTGGTGCAGCCCAACCGCGCGCTGCACGCGGCGCTGATCAGCCGCCTGAAGATCATGGCGGACCTCGATATCGCCGAAAAACGCTTGCCGCAGGACGGGCGCATCAGCCTGCGCCTGGGCACGCGCGCCATCGACGTGCGCGTTTCCACCCTGCCCAATGCGCACGGCGAGCGCGCCGTCTTGCGATTGCTGGACAAGAGCGAGAGCAAGCTCAGCCTGCAGGCCGTGGGCATGCAGGGCGAGGTACTGGCACGCTTTGAGCATCTGATCGCCCAGCCGCACGGCATCCTGCTGGTCACCGGCCCCACCGGCTCGGGCAAGACGACGACGCTGTACGCCGCACTCTCGCGCCTGGACGCGGCGCGCAGCAACATCATGACGGTGGAAGACCCGATCGAGTACGAGCTGCCGGGCGTCGGCCAGACGCAGGTGAATGCGCGCATAGAACTCACCTTTGCCAAGGCGCTGCGCGCCATCCTGCGTCAGGACCCGGACGTGATCATGATCGGCGAGATCCGCGACTTCGAGACCGCGCAGATCGCCATCCAGGCCAGCCTCACCGGCCACCTGGTGCTGGCCACGCTGCACACCAACGACGCGGCCAGCGCCGTCACGCGGCTGATCGACATGGGGGTGGAGCCCTTTTTGCTGTCGTCATCGCTGCTGGGCGCGCTGGCCCAGCGGCTGGTGCGCAAGCTGTGCACCCAGTGCCGTGGCGCGGGCTGCGAAGCCTGCGGGCAGACGGGCTATCAGGGACGCACGGGCGTGTTCGAGCTGCTGACGGTAGACGATGCAATCCGCAGCCTGATCCACCGCCAGGCGGGCGAGGCCGAAATCCGCGCCCAGGCGCAAGCCGCAGGCATGCAGTTGATGCGCGAGGACGCGGAGCGGCTGATCGCCAGCGGCATCACCAGCCGCGAAGAGGTGCTGCGCGTGACGCGCGATTAG
- a CDS encoding YbhB/YbcL family Raf kinase inhibitor-like protein, producing the protein MGLVLSSSDVAEQQTLARTFVHSAMGAGGDNVSPQLAWSGVPEGTKSFALTMYDPDAPTGSGWWHWVVYDIPADCAGLPRGAGNPGGALPAGAKQGRTDFGSKEYGGAAPPPGHGPHRYVFTLHALNVDKLDVPDDASAAYVGFMIHFARLGEARLTARYER; encoded by the coding sequence ATGGGATTGGTATTGAGCAGCAGCGACGTGGCCGAGCAGCAGACGCTGGCCAGAACCTTCGTGCACAGCGCCATGGGCGCGGGCGGCGACAACGTCTCGCCGCAACTGGCCTGGAGCGGCGTGCCCGAGGGCACTAAGAGCTTTGCCTTGACGATGTACGACCCCGACGCGCCCACCGGCTCGGGCTGGTGGCACTGGGTGGTCTACGACATCCCGGCGGATTGCGCCGGCCTGCCGCGCGGCGCGGGCAACCCGGGCGGCGCGCTGCCTGCCGGGGCGAAGCAGGGTCGCACCGACTTTGGCAGCAAGGAATACGGTGGCGCCGCGCCGCCTCCCGGCCATGGCCCGCACCGCTACGTCTTCACGCTGCATGCGCTGAACGTGGACAAGCTCGATGTGCCTGACGATGCGTCGGCGGCCTACGTGGGCTTCATGATCCACTTTGCCCGGCTGGGCGAGGCAAGACTCACCGCGCGGTACGAGCGCTGA
- a CDS encoding LLM class flavin-dependent oxidoreductase, with amino-acid sequence MKTPKLSMLDLVAVREGGTPAEAIATAVRTARKAEQLGFARYWLAEHHNMPGIASSATAVLVGHVAGQTARIRVGSGGVMLPNHAPLVVAEAFGTLASLYPGRIDLGLGRAPGTDRATMRALRRDRVETEADFPRDVAELQRLLGPAQPGQAITAVPGAGTEVPIWLLGSSLFSAQLAAERGLPYAFASHFAPRLLLPALELYRRQFRPSKVLAKPYTLIGVPLVAAPTDEEAELLASSIQQRVLGIVTGRRGLLAPPVPGFMASLGEAERSAIADFLALAVIGGPDTVREGFAAIARATQADEFMLSCDVFEPALRLRSLEIAAQALGAGD; translated from the coding sequence ATGAAGACTCCGAAACTCTCCATGCTGGACCTGGTGGCGGTGCGCGAAGGCGGCACGCCCGCCGAGGCGATCGCCACCGCCGTGCGCACCGCCCGCAAGGCTGAGCAACTGGGCTTTGCCCGCTACTGGCTGGCCGAACACCACAACATGCCGGGCATCGCAAGCTCGGCCACCGCGGTGCTCGTGGGCCATGTGGCCGGGCAGACCGCGCGCATTCGCGTCGGCTCGGGCGGGGTGATGCTGCCCAACCACGCGCCGCTGGTGGTGGCCGAAGCCTTCGGCACGCTGGCCAGCCTCTACCCCGGGCGCATAGACCTGGGCCTGGGGCGCGCGCCCGGCACCGACCGCGCCACCATGCGCGCGCTGCGCCGCGACCGCGTGGAGACCGAAGCGGACTTTCCGCGCGACGTGGCCGAGCTGCAGCGCCTGCTCGGGCCGGCGCAGCCGGGGCAGGCGATTACCGCGGTGCCTGGCGCGGGCACCGAGGTGCCGATCTGGCTGCTGGGTTCGAGCCTGTTTTCCGCCCAGCTGGCGGCCGAGAGGGGACTGCCCTACGCCTTTGCATCGCATTTCGCGCCGCGCCTGCTGCTGCCCGCGCTGGAGCTGTACCGCCGCCAGTTCCGCCCGTCCAAGGTGCTGGCAAAGCCCTACACCCTCATCGGCGTACCGCTGGTGGCCGCGCCCACGGACGAAGAGGCCGAGCTGCTGGCCAGCAGCATCCAGCAGCGCGTGCTGGGCATAGTCACCGGCCGGCGCGGCCTGCTGGCGCCGCCGGTGCCCGGCTTCATGGCCAGCCTGGGCGAGGCCGAACGTTCGGCGATCGCGGACTTCCTGGCGCTGGCCGTGATCGGCGGCCCGGACACGGTGCGCGAGGGCTTTGCCGCCATCGCCCGGGCCACGCAGGCCGACGAATTCATGCTGAGCTGCGACGTCTTCGAGCCGGCGCTGCGCCTGCGCTCGCTGGAGATCGCGGCGCAGGCACTGGGCGCGGGCGATTGA
- the gspF gene encoding type II secretion system inner membrane protein GspF: MPAFSFEALDSEGRVRRGTLEADTARAARSLLRAQALVPLEVGTLQGSDSAPPTLLQRLLTRPVFNATTLAVWTRQLAGLVGSGLQLERALTALADEAEDEGQRQLLATLRAEVNAGSPFARALAQFPREFSPIYCAVIGAGEASGGLAQVLERLADDLEERQQLRGKLIGAALYPAIVTVVAIAIVLFLVGYVVPQVASVFAGSKRALPLLTVAMLAISDFVRDYGWLVLLAIVAIAVSVRLALKNAGFHQKFDAWWLRLPVLGRLARGYNAARFAGTLAMLAGAGVPILKALQAAAETLSNQALRADALEALTLVREGAPLASALARTKRFPSLLAMFARLGEQTGQLPLMLERAARQMGAEVQRRALQLATILEPLLIVAMGLVVMLIVLAVLQPIIELNQFVK; encoded by the coding sequence ATGCCTGCCTTTTCCTTTGAAGCCCTGGACAGCGAAGGCCGCGTGCGCCGCGGCACGCTGGAGGCCGATACCGCGCGCGCCGCACGCAGCCTGCTGCGCGCGCAGGCACTGGTGCCGCTGGAAGTGGGCACGCTGCAGGGCAGCGACAGCGCCCCGCCCACGCTGCTTCAGCGCCTGCTCACCCGCCCGGTATTCAACGCCACCACGCTGGCCGTGTGGACGCGCCAGCTCGCCGGGCTGGTCGGCTCTGGCCTGCAACTGGAGCGCGCGCTCACCGCGCTGGCCGACGAGGCCGAGGATGAAGGCCAGCGCCAGCTACTGGCCACCTTGCGCGCCGAGGTCAACGCCGGCAGCCCGTTTGCCCGGGCGCTGGCGCAGTTTCCGCGCGAGTTCTCGCCGATCTACTGCGCGGTGATCGGCGCGGGCGAGGCGAGCGGGGGCCTGGCCCAGGTGCTCGAGCGCCTGGCCGACGACCTGGAAGAGCGCCAGCAACTGCGCGGCAAGCTGATCGGCGCGGCGCTGTACCCGGCCATCGTCACCGTGGTGGCGATTGCCATCGTGCTGTTTCTGGTCGGCTACGTGGTGCCGCAGGTGGCCAGCGTGTTTGCCGGCAGCAAGCGCGCGCTGCCCCTGCTCACGGTGGCGATGCTGGCGATCAGCGACTTCGTGCGCGACTATGGCTGGCTGGTGTTGCTCGCTATCGTGGCAATAGCGGTCAGCGTACGCCTGGCCTTGAAAAACGCCGGTTTTCATCAAAAGTTCGATGCCTGGTGGCTGCGCTTGCCGGTGCTCGGGCGGCTGGCGCGCGGCTACAACGCGGCGCGTTTTGCCGGGACGCTGGCCATGCTCGCGGGCGCGGGCGTGCCCATTCTGAAGGCGCTGCAGGCGGCGGCCGAGACGCTGTCCAACCAGGCGCTGCGCGCCGATGCGCTGGAGGCGCTCACGCTGGTGCGCGAGGGCGCGCCGCTGGCTTCGGCGCTGGCGCGCACCAAGCGTTTTCCGTCGCTGCTGGCAATGTTCGCGCGCCTGGGCGAGCAGACCGGGCAGCTGCCCCTCATGCTCGAGCGCGCCGCGCGCCAGATGGGCGCCGAGGTGCAGCGGCGCGCGCTGCAGCTGGCCACCATCCTCGAGCCTCTGCTCATCGTCGCCATGGGCCTGGTCGTGATGCTCATCGTGCTGGCGGTGCTGCAGCCCATCATCGAGCTCAACCAGTTCGTCAAGTAG
- a CDS encoding 5'-nucleotidase, with translation MASTLSGKLVVAISSRALFDFEEENRLFETGDEAGYMHYQLERVQQPPGPGVAFALVKKLLAFNTDAAQRVEVVMLSRNDPASGLRVFASAQAAGMRIERGVFTRGRDPFGYLRPLGAHLFLSANAADVQQALSMGFPAARVLTESRPAGQHYPQEVRIAFDGDAVLFSDEAERVYQQGGLPAFVQHETELATTPLAGGPFKPLLAALHHLQQQAEASQTMRIRTALVTARSAPAHERAVRTLLDWGITVDEAMFLGGLEKGPFLREFEPDFFFDDQRGHVLSAARHVPAGHVAGLLAASGQEKG, from the coding sequence ATGGCAAGCACCCTGAGCGGCAAGCTCGTCGTCGCGATCTCCTCGCGTGCGCTGTTCGACTTCGAGGAGGAAAACCGCCTGTTCGAGACCGGCGACGAAGCCGGCTACATGCACTACCAGCTCGAGCGCGTGCAGCAGCCGCCGGGGCCGGGCGTGGCCTTTGCGCTGGTCAAGAAGCTGCTCGCCTTCAATACCGACGCGGCGCAGCGCGTGGAGGTGGTGATGCTCTCGCGCAACGACCCGGCCAGCGGGCTGCGTGTGTTCGCCTCGGCCCAGGCGGCGGGCATGCGCATAGAGCGCGGCGTGTTCACGCGCGGCAGAGACCCCTTCGGCTATCTGCGCCCGCTCGGCGCCCACCTGTTTTTGTCGGCCAATGCGGCGGACGTGCAGCAGGCGCTGTCCATGGGTTTTCCGGCCGCGCGCGTGCTGACCGAATCGCGCCCCGCCGGCCAGCACTACCCGCAGGAAGTGCGCATTGCCTTCGATGGCGACGCGGTGCTGTTTTCCGACGAGGCCGAGCGCGTCTACCAGCAGGGTGGCCTGCCCGCCTTCGTGCAGCACGAGACCGAGCTGGCCACCACCCCGCTGGCCGGCGGCCCCTTCAAGCCGCTGCTGGCGGCGCTGCACCACCTGCAGCAGCAGGCCGAAGCCTCGCAGACCATGCGCATCCGCACCGCGCTGGTCACGGCACGCAGCGCGCCGGCGCACGAGCGCGCGGTACGCACCCTGCTCGACTGGGGCATCACGGTAGACGAGGCGATGTTTTTGGGCGGCCTTGAAAAAGGCCCGTTCCTGCGCGAGTTCGAGCCCGATTTTTTCTTCGACGACCAGCGCGGCCATGTGCTGAGCGCCGCCCGGCATGTGCCGGCCGGCCATGTGGCCGGGCTGCTGGCGGCGAGCGGGCAAGAAAAAGGGTAG
- a CDS encoding DUF1854 domain-containing protein — protein sequence MSRLFELQRNAHGRLVLHLADGSEHVGVTPVRAFPIAAPDEGLSLVGPEGKELIWIERLADLPAPVRALVEEDLRVRELVPEIRRIVSVSSFSTPSTWQVQTDRGTTSFVLKGEEDIRRLAERTHLRISASDGLQLQIPDLRQLDKASRKLLERFL from the coding sequence ATGAGCCGCTTGTTTGAACTGCAACGCAACGCCCACGGCCGGCTGGTGCTGCACCTGGCCGATGGCAGCGAGCACGTGGGCGTGACGCCGGTGCGCGCCTTTCCGATCGCCGCGCCCGACGAAGGTCTGTCGCTCGTCGGCCCCGAGGGCAAGGAGCTCATCTGGATAGAGCGCCTGGCGGATCTGCCCGCGCCGGTGCGCGCCTTGGTCGAAGAAGACCTGCGGGTGCGCGAGCTCGTGCCCGAGATCCGACGCATCGTCTCGGTGTCGAGCTTTTCCACGCCCAGCACCTGGCAGGTGCAAACCGACCGCGGCACGACCAGCTTCGTGCTCAAGGGCGAAGAAGACATCCGCCGCCTGGCCGAGCGCACGCATCTGCGCATCAGCGCGAGCGACGGACTGCAACTGCAGATCCCTGACCTGCGCCAACTGGACAAGGCCTCGCGCAAACTGCTTGAGCGGTTTTTATAG
- a CDS encoding ABC transporter transmembrane domain-containing protein — translation MLAPSENVLAVLQVDLDDELHFGATTLALTERRLLARSSAGALREWPLTPALGLQEFDASGVGTLELHDAHRRLALWRFTLTHHPRALDFQHQFQRAVAALGQPGGLAPEPEDGQNCPHCHTPLPEGSDECPVCGVREEEPRASTWVLLRLWRFARPYQKQLLLGFVLTLLSTAATLVPPYLTIPLMDEVLIPFQDGKNIPVSTVVLYLSGLLAAALVAWGLGWARTYVLALVSERIGADLRTATYEHLLRLSLDYFGSKRTGDLMARIGSETDRINVFLSLHALDFATDVLMMVMTAVILVSINPWLALVTLVPLPFIAWMIHSVRDRLRTGFEKMDRIWSEVTNVLADTIPGIRVVKAFAQEAREAERFRVANQRNLAANDRLNKTWSLFSPTVTLATEIGLLVVWAFGIWLVAGGQITVGVLTAFLAYIGRFYTRLDSMSRIVSVTQKAAAGAKRIFDILDHVSNVPDPANPVRLPRIAGAIELRDVVFRYGSRTVIKNLSLSIRPGEMIGLVGHSGSGKSTLVNLISRFSDVADGSISVDGVDIRRLAVSDWRRHIGLVLQEPFLFFGTVAENIAYGKPEATRAEIIAAARAAHAHDFILRLPLGYDSLVGERGQGLSGGERQRISIARALLIDPRVLILDEATSAVDTETEKEIQTALDNLVQGRTTIAIAHRLSTLRKADRLVVMDRGEIVEVGPHDELMEREGAYWRLYQAQARRAAEEEGVAA, via the coding sequence ATGCTTGCACCCAGCGAGAACGTGCTGGCCGTGCTGCAGGTTGACCTGGACGATGAGCTGCACTTTGGCGCCACCACGCTGGCCCTGACCGAGCGGCGCCTGCTGGCGCGCAGCAGCGCCGGCGCGCTGCGCGAATGGCCGCTCACGCCCGCGCTGGGCCTGCAGGAGTTCGACGCCTCGGGCGTGGGCACGCTGGAGCTGCACGACGCCCATAGGCGCCTGGCGCTGTGGCGCTTCACGCTCACCCACCACCCGCGGGCGCTGGATTTTCAGCACCAGTTCCAGCGCGCCGTCGCCGCGCTGGGCCAGCCCGGCGGCCTGGCCCCCGAGCCCGAAGACGGCCAGAACTGCCCGCACTGCCACACGCCGCTGCCCGAGGGCAGCGACGAATGCCCGGTCTGCGGCGTGCGCGAGGAAGAGCCGCGCGCCTCCACCTGGGTGCTGCTGCGGCTGTGGCGCTTTGCCCGGCCCTACCAGAAACAGCTGCTGCTGGGTTTCGTGCTCACGCTCTTGTCCACCGCCGCGACGCTGGTGCCGCCCTACCTCACGATTCCCTTGATGGACGAGGTGCTGATCCCGTTTCAGGACGGCAAGAACATTCCCGTCTCCACCGTCGTGCTGTACCTGAGCGGCCTGCTTGCCGCGGCGCTCGTCGCCTGGGGCCTGGGCTGGGCGCGCACCTATGTGCTGGCGCTCGTGTCCGAGCGCATCGGCGCGGACTTGCGCACCGCCACCTACGAGCACCTGCTGCGCCTGTCGCTGGACTACTTCGGCAGCAAGCGCACCGGCGACCTGATGGCGCGCATAGGCTCGGAGACCGACCGCATCAACGTCTTCCTGTCGCTGCACGCGCTCGACTTCGCCACCGACGTCTTGATGATGGTGATGACCGCGGTCATCCTGGTGTCGATCAACCCCTGGCTCGCGCTGGTCACTCTGGTGCCGCTGCCCTTCATCGCCTGGATGATCCACAGCGTGCGCGACCGCCTGCGCACCGGCTTCGAGAAGATGGATCGCATCTGGAGCGAGGTGACCAATGTGCTGGCCGACACCATCCCCGGCATCCGCGTGGTCAAGGCCTTTGCCCAGGAGGCGCGCGAAGCCGAGCGCTTTCGCGTGGCCAACCAGCGCAACCTCGCGGCCAACGACCGGCTGAACAAGACCTGGAGCCTGTTTTCTCCCACGGTGACGCTGGCTACCGAGATCGGCCTGCTCGTGGTCTGGGCCTTCGGCATCTGGCTGGTCGCGGGCGGGCAGATCACGGTCGGTGTGCTTACCGCCTTTCTCGCCTACATCGGGCGTTTTTACACGCGGCTCGATTCAATGAGCCGCATCGTTTCGGTCACGCAGAAGGCCGCGGCCGGCGCCAAGCGCATCTTCGACATCCTGGACCACGTGAGCAATGTGCCGGACCCGGCCAACCCGGTGCGCCTGCCGCGCATCGCTGGCGCGATCGAGCTCAGGGACGTGGTGTTTCGCTACGGCAGCCGCACCGTGATCAAGAACCTCTCGCTGTCGATACGGCCGGGCGAGATGATCGGCCTGGTAGGCCACAGCGGCTCGGGCAAGAGCACGCTGGTGAACCTGATCAGCCGCTTTTCCGACGTGGCCGATGGATCCATCAGCGTCGATGGCGTCGACATCCGCCGCCTGGCGGTGAGCGACTGGCGCCGCCACATCGGCCTGGTGCTGCAAGAGCCCTTCCTGTTCTTCGGCACCGTGGCCGAGAACATCGCCTACGGCAAGCCCGAAGCCACGCGCGCCGAGATCATCGCCGCCGCGCGCGCCGCGCATGCGCACGACTTCATCCTGCGCCTGCCGCTGGGCTACGACTCGCTGGTGGGCGAGCGCGGCCAGGGCTTGTCGGGCGGCGAGCGCCAGCGCATCAGTATTGCGCGCGCGCTCCTGATCGATCCGCGCGTGCTCATCCTCGACGAGGCGACCTCGGCCGTCGATACCGAAACCGAGAAGGAAATCCAGACGGCGCTGGACAACCTGGTGCAGGGGCGCACCACGATCGCGATCGCCCACCGCCTGTCCACGCTGCGCAAGGCCGATCGCCTGGTGGTCATGGACCGCGGCGAGATCGTCGAGGTCGGCCCGCACGATGAACTCATGGAGCGCGAAGGCGCCTACTGGCGCCTGTACCAGGCCCAGGCCCGGCGCGCCGCCGAAGAAGAAGGGGTGGCCGCATGA